CTATGCTCTGGCTCATGACTCCACCCGACCCGCCGCCCTCGCCGCCCCGGGGTCTGGGAGCGCGCTGGCGGCAGGTGCAGCGGCTGCCCCTCACGCTGATCCTCACCAGCCTGCTCGCGGGGCTGGGCATCGTGCAGCTCAGCTTCCAACTGGGGAACCTGGCCTACCGCACGGCGACCTGGACCCGGGAGACCCGCCAGACCCAGGCGCGCATCCGGGGTCTGGAGCGCGACCTGCGCCTGCTGCGTGACGCCGAGCGGGCGGCCCAGGACCCCGCGTACCTGGAGGTCCTCGCCCGCTGTCAGGGCTTTGTCGGGGAAAATGAGGAGGTCGTGGTCGCGCCGGGTGCGCCCGAGACGCCGGGCGAACTCCAGAACTGCATGACGCTGCGGCTGCCCTGAGGAGTGGTCCTGCTGGAGGTGGCCGGGCGCTCCTCATCCTCTTGGCAGGGGACCGGCCGGTTCTGCCCCAGGGAGGGGCGTTTGGATGAGGGGAGAGGGGCCGGGCATCTTGCCCTCGTTTGCCCCCTCCCCCCAGAGGGGCAGGGGAGCTTTCCACTGCGCTCGGCAAGGGGCTCGGCTCGTCGCGCCGGTGGTCGTTGTCCTCTGCGTGCAAGGTTTGATCTTGCTGTTCTCAAGCCGCTCGCCCACCGTCCCGCTGCGCGAGCAAGGCGGGGTGAAGGCGGGGCGAGCGCCAGTTGCCTTGTGGGGATGGGCGGTCCGCATTGGCCGTTTTGAGAAGCTAAAGCTTGAGCGGTATTCCCCTCCCCCTGGTGGGGGGCCCGGACTCGCAGAGCTGCTTGCAGAGGGGGTGGCGAGCGCCGTCCGCCCTTGTGCCAGACGACGAACAGTTGCCCCGAGCAACTTTGCGTTTCGCATCAGGCGTCTGCGGGGCTGGCAGGGAACGCCTGCCCTCTCACTTTCCACTGCCCTGACAACGCCCTTGCCTCCGGGGGCGGGCCCCCGGGGTGTTTGGAAGGGGTGAACGGTAAAATTCCCAGCTCGG
This genomic interval from Deinococcus aerius contains the following:
- a CDS encoding cell division protein FtsB is translated as MTPPDPPPSPPRGLGARWRQVQRLPLTLILTSLLAGLGIVQLSFQLGNLAYRTATWTRETRQTQARIRGLERDLRLLRDAERAAQDPAYLEVLARCQGFVGENEEVVVAPGAPETPGELQNCMTLRLP